Proteins from a single region of Cydia strobilella chromosome 2, ilCydStro3.1, whole genome shotgun sequence:
- the LOC134753588 gene encoding uncharacterized protein LOC134753588 isoform X1 — protein sequence MAPMFGHPNFIWSEENLREDSEELLDAEDAVDSAGFQDMAFGYMIILVGMLLLWLIVYFCMRMISLRQKTRTPPQRRIYVGSRVRQSLSQTEPTIYVSPNNFPPPPKYECLAPPSYEEVVGIHYPQYQNQPITQPITTAMAQNTQPSQNATDAPPAPTVITVTSERTSVQVAASS from the exons ATGGCGCCCATGTTCGGTCATCCGAACTTCATCTGGTCGGAGGAAAATTTGAGGGAAGATTCTGAGGAGTTGCTTGATGCTGAAGACGCAGTAGATAGTGCGGGGTTTCAAGACATGGCATTCGGGTATATGATAATACTGGTGGGAATGCTGCTCTTGTGGCTGATCGTGTACTTCTGTATGAGGATGATTTCGttaa GGCAGAAAACGCGCACGCCACCGCAGAGGAGGATATACGTGGGCTCCCGAGTCCGGCAGTCATTGTCTCAAACCGAGCCCACTATCTACGTCAGCCCCAACAATTTTCCGCCCCCGCCCAAATATG AATGCCTAGCGCCACCCAGCTACGAGGAAGTAGTGGGCATCCACTACCCTCAGTACCAGAACCAGCCCATCACCCAGCCCATAACTACCGCCATGGCGCAAAACACCCAACCATCGCAGAATGCCACCgacgcgccgcccgcgccgacAGTCATCACCGTCACGTCAGAGCGGACGTCAGTGCAGGTCGCCGCGTCGTCGTGA
- the LOC134753588 gene encoding uncharacterized protein LOC134753588 isoform X5, with the protein MMDTVASLMIVVFIFMCLYLFWFWFCFGCCMKRRQKTRTPPQRRIYVGSRVRQSLSQTEPTIYVSPNNFPPPPKYECLAPPSYEEVVGIHYPQYQNQPITQPITTAMAQNTQPSQNATDAPPAPTVITVTSERTSVQVAASS; encoded by the exons ATGATGGACACAGTGGCGTCTTTAATGATCGTTGTGTTTATATTTAtgtgtttgtatttgttttggttctggTTCTGTTTCGGGTGCTGTATGAAGAGAA GGCAGAAAACGCGCACGCCACCGCAGAGGAGGATATACGTGGGCTCCCGAGTCCGGCAGTCATTGTCTCAAACCGAGCCCACTATCTACGTCAGCCCCAACAATTTTCCGCCCCCGCCCAAATATG AATGCCTAGCGCCACCCAGCTACGAGGAAGTAGTGGGCATCCACTACCCTCAGTACCAGAACCAGCCCATCACCCAGCCCATAACTACCGCCATGGCGCAAAACACCCAACCATCGCAGAATGCCACCgacgcgccgcccgcgccgacAGTCATCACCGTCACGTCAGAGCGGACGTCAGTGCAGGTCGCCGCGTCGTCGTGA
- the LOC134753588 gene encoding uncharacterized protein LOC134753588 isoform X4, with the protein MGWHNKESLTIATATTAACMTVFMGVLCICVIYRRRQKTRTPPQRRIYVGSRVRQSLSQTEPTIYVSPNNFPPPPKYECLAPPSYEEVVGIHYPQYQNQPITQPITTAMAQNTQPSQNATDAPPAPTVITVTSERTSVQVAASS; encoded by the exons ATGGGTTGGCACAATAAAGAGTCTTTGACCATAGCTACTGCCACCACAGCGGCGTGTATGACAGTTTTCATGGGAGTATTGTGTATTTGCGTTATATACCGCagaa GGCAGAAAACGCGCACGCCACCGCAGAGGAGGATATACGTGGGCTCCCGAGTCCGGCAGTCATTGTCTCAAACCGAGCCCACTATCTACGTCAGCCCCAACAATTTTCCGCCCCCGCCCAAATATG AATGCCTAGCGCCACCCAGCTACGAGGAAGTAGTGGGCATCCACTACCCTCAGTACCAGAACCAGCCCATCACCCAGCCCATAACTACCGCCATGGCGCAAAACACCCAACCATCGCAGAATGCCACCgacgcgccgcccgcgccgacAGTCATCACCGTCACGTCAGAGCGGACGTCAGTGCAGGTCGCCGCGTCGTCGTGA